In the Streptomyces sp. f51 genome, one interval contains:
- a CDS encoding glycosyltransferase family 4 protein → MSHVSSHSPHGQSPLRTVQVLGGASAGSSAHVRSLAAGLVARGVRVTVCAPAEADLAYGFTGVGAHHVPVPRSSDPAAVSALRAACADADLVHAHGIHAALRAVLALSGRSVPLIVTWHTRSQADGARAHLLRLLERRVARAAAVVLGTSSDLVDRARRRGARDARLAAVAFPAPRPPAEPLDLDPSRHKARAELGATEGPLLIAVGSLDRHRGYHTLLDASRAWCRLDPVPLLVVAGEGPLRPVLQRRIEDEELPVRLIGKREDVTELLAAADLVVLPSKWESRSLLAQEALHARVPLVATAVGGIPETVGDAAELVPYGNAKALADAVVRLLADPERREVLREKGARQAATWPTEDETVAQVLSVYDEFTRFRPLV, encoded by the coding sequence GTGAGCCACGTGAGCAGCCACTCACCGCACGGCCAGTCGCCGCTGCGCACCGTGCAGGTGCTCGGCGGGGCGAGCGCGGGCAGCAGCGCGCACGTGCGGTCGCTGGCGGCGGGCCTGGTCGCCCGAGGGGTCCGGGTCACCGTCTGCGCTCCCGCCGAGGCCGACCTCGCGTACGGCTTCACCGGGGTCGGCGCGCACCACGTCCCCGTGCCCCGCAGCAGCGACCCCGCCGCCGTGTCCGCGCTGCGGGCCGCCTGCGCCGACGCCGATCTCGTGCACGCGCACGGGATCCACGCGGCGCTGCGGGCGGTACTGGCGCTCAGCGGGCGGAGCGTCCCCCTGATCGTCACCTGGCACACCCGCTCGCAGGCCGACGGCGCCCGGGCCCATCTGCTGCGTCTCCTGGAGCGCCGGGTCGCCAGAGCCGCCGCCGTCGTGCTCGGTACCTCCTCCGACCTGGTGGACCGGGCCCGCAGGAGGGGAGCCAGGGACGCGCGGCTGGCCGCGGTGGCGTTCCCGGCGCCGCGCCCGCCCGCCGAACCGCTGGACCTCGACCCCTCCCGGCACAAGGCACGAGCCGAACTCGGCGCGACCGAGGGCCCGTTGCTCATCGCGGTCGGCTCCCTGGACCGGCACCGCGGCTACCACACCCTCCTCGACGCCTCGCGCGCCTGGTGCCGCCTGGACCCGGTGCCGCTGCTGGTCGTCGCGGGGGAGGGGCCGCTGCGCCCCGTCCTCCAGCGCCGGATCGAGGACGAGGAACTGCCGGTCCGGCTCATCGGGAAGCGCGAGGACGTCACGGAACTGCTGGCCGCCGCCGACCTCGTCGTGCTGCCCAGCAAGTGGGAGTCGCGCTCGCTGCTGGCGCAGGAGGCCCTCCACGCGCGCGTGCCGCTGGTCGCCACCGCCGTCGGGGGCATCCCCGAGACGGTCGGTGACGCGGCCGAGCTCGTCCCGTACGGGAACGCGAAGGCACTGGCCGACGCGGTCGTCCGCCTGCTCGCCGATCCCGAACGCCGTGAGGTGCTGCGGGAGAAGGGTGCCCGGCAGGCCGCGACCTGGCCGACCGAGGACGAGACGGTGGCCCAAGTGCTCAGCGTCTATGACGAGTTCACCCGGTTCCGGCCGCTGGTCTGA
- a CDS encoding S1 RNA-binding domain-containing protein, whose protein sequence is MMGGRSENPELWAFLESLHYGDILSGTVTAIERFGVFVALDDGPDHPVFPGVGFITIPELSWRRIETTFDVVQVGQHVSAEFLQFDTWNLEARLSLRATQPDPFQTFADRTAVGQKLHGRVTKLIPFGVFVQVADGIEGLVHLRELASTPVESPSDVVQAGDEVTVVVTEIDRERRRLVLSRR, encoded by the coding sequence ATGATGGGCGGACGGTCCGAGAACCCAGAACTCTGGGCGTTCCTAGAATCACTGCACTACGGCGACATCCTTTCCGGCACCGTCACAGCGATCGAACGGTTCGGCGTGTTCGTGGCACTGGACGACGGCCCCGACCACCCGGTCTTCCCCGGCGTCGGGTTCATCACGATCCCCGAACTGTCCTGGCGGCGCATCGAAACCACCTTCGACGTTGTACAGGTCGGACAGCACGTCTCAGCCGAGTTCCTCCAGTTCGACACATGGAACCTGGAGGCCAGACTGTCCTTGCGGGCGACACAGCCGGACCCCTTCCAAACATTCGCCGACCGCACCGCGGTGGGGCAGAAACTGCACGGACGGGTCACCAAACTGATTCCGTTCGGCGTCTTCGTCCAGGTCGCCGACGGGATCGAGGGACTGGTCCACCTGCGAGAGCTCGCATCGACGCCCGTGGAAAGTCCGTCAGATGTCGTCCAGGCCGGCGACGAGGTCACGGTCGTCGTCACAGAAATCGACCGGGAGCGACGCAGGCTGGTTCTCTCTCGACGATAA
- a CDS encoding IS630 family transposase produces the protein MAEPVRVRRLTDQEGQKLQQIVRRGSTSSVRYRRAMMLLASAGGNRVPVIAQLVQADEDTVRDVIHRFNEIGLACLDPRWAGGRPRQLSDDDEDFVIATATTRPTKLGQPFTRWSLRKLVAYLRKVHGRVIRIGREALRSLLARRGVTFQRTKTWKESPDPEREAKLDRIEEVLDRFPDRVFAFDEFGPLGIRPTAGSGWAKRKHPDRVPATYHRTHGVRYFHGCYSVGDDRLWGVNCRRKGAANTLTALKSIRAARPDGAPIYVIMDNLSAHKGTDIRRWAKKHKVELCFTPTYASWANPIEAHFGPLRQFTIANSHHPNHTVQTRALHAYLRWRNANARHRDVLAAERKERARIRSEKGIRWGGRPLKTAA, from the coding sequence GTGGCCGAGCCTGTCCGTGTGCGCAGACTGACCGACCAGGAGGGGCAGAAGCTGCAGCAGATCGTGCGCCGGGGCAGCACGAGTTCGGTGCGCTATCGGCGGGCGATGATGCTGCTGGCTTCGGCCGGCGGGAACCGGGTGCCGGTAATTGCCCAGCTGGTGCAGGCCGACGAGGACACCGTCCGCGACGTGATCCACCGGTTCAACGAGATCGGCCTGGCCTGCCTGGACCCTCGGTGGGCGGGAGGCCGTCCCCGCCAGCTCAGCGATGACGACGAGGACTTCGTCATCGCGACGGCCACCACCCGCCCCACCAAGCTCGGCCAGCCGTTCACTCGCTGGTCACTGCGCAAACTCGTCGCCTACCTGCGCAAAGTGCACGGCCGGGTGATCCGTATCGGCCGCGAGGCGTTACGGTCTCTGCTCGCCCGCCGCGGCGTCACCTTCCAGCGCACCAAGACCTGGAAGGAGTCCCCGGACCCCGAACGGGAGGCGAAGCTGGACCGGATTGAGGAGGTCCTGGACCGCTTCCCCGACCGGGTGTTTGCCTTCGACGAGTTCGGACCGCTCGGGATCCGGCCCACCGCGGGCTCGGGCTGGGCGAAACGGAAGCATCCCGACCGGGTGCCGGCCACCTACCACCGCACCCACGGGGTGCGCTACTTCCACGGCTGCTATTCCGTCGGCGACGACCGCCTGTGGGGCGTCAACTGCCGCAGGAAAGGTGCCGCGAACACGCTGACCGCGCTGAAGTCGATCCGCGCCGCCCGGCCCGACGGTGCACCGATCTACGTGATCATGGACAACCTGTCCGCCCACAAGGGCACGGACATCCGTCGTTGGGCGAAGAAACACAAGGTCGAGCTGTGCTTCACCCCGACCTACGCCTCGTGGGCGAACCCGATCGAGGCCCACTTCGGACCACTGCGGCAGTTCACCATCGCCAACTCCCATCACCCAAATCACACCGTCCAGACAAGGGCCCTGCACGCCTACCTGCGCTGGCGCAACGCCAACGCCCGCCACCGTGACGTCCTGGCCGCCGAGCGCAAGGAACGCGCCCGCATCCGCAGTGAGAAGGGCATCCGCTGGGGCGGACGCCCCCTCAAAACTGCAGCGTGA
- the recN gene encoding DNA repair protein RecN, with amino-acid sequence MVGDVLEEMRIRSLGVIDDAVVELSPGFTAVTGETGAGKTMVVTSLGLLLGGRADPALVRIGAKSAVVEGRISVPAGGTAVVRAEEAGAELDDGVLLISRTVSAEGRSRAHLGGRSVPVGVLAELADELVAVHGQTDQQGLLKLSRQRQALDRYAGDAVAVPLAKYAGAYRRLRAISAELDEITTRARERAQEADMLRFGLDEIAAVEPRAGEDAELAAEAERLGHAEALASAATAAHAAMAGNPEDPEGIDAATLVAGAHRALEAVRSHDAALATLSGRIGEIAILLGDVAGELAGYADDLDADPLRLAAVEERRAALTQLTRKYGEDIDAVLAWAERGAERLTELDGDDDRLEELTAERDALRGELGGLAQALTDARTEAAERFAAAVTAELASLAMPHARVSFELRQTDDPEGVEVGGRPVAYGPAGADEVELLLAPHPGAPPRPIAKGASGGELSRVMLAVEVVFAGTDPVPTYLFDEVDAGVGGKAAVEIGRRLAKLARSAQVVVVTHLPQVAAFADRQLLVEKTNDGSVTRSGVKVLEGEERVRELSRMLAGQEDSETARAHAEELLATARADA; translated from the coding sequence ATGGTCGGGGACGTGTTGGAGGAGATGCGGATACGGTCGCTCGGAGTCATCGACGACGCGGTCGTCGAGCTGTCACCCGGCTTCACCGCCGTGACCGGTGAGACCGGCGCGGGCAAGACGATGGTGGTCACCAGTCTCGGGCTGCTGCTGGGCGGGCGTGCCGACCCGGCCCTCGTACGGATCGGCGCCAAGAGCGCGGTCGTGGAGGGGCGGATCAGCGTACCCGCGGGCGGGACGGCCGTCGTACGGGCCGAGGAGGCGGGCGCCGAACTCGACGACGGTGTGCTGCTCATCAGCCGTACCGTTTCGGCGGAGGGGCGTTCCCGCGCGCATCTGGGCGGACGCTCGGTGCCGGTGGGCGTGCTCGCCGAACTCGCCGACGAACTCGTCGCGGTGCACGGCCAGACCGACCAGCAGGGGCTGCTCAAGCTGTCCCGGCAGCGGCAGGCCCTGGACCGGTACGCGGGTGACGCGGTCGCCGTGCCGCTCGCCAAGTACGCGGGCGCCTACCGCCGGCTGCGGGCGATCTCGGCCGAACTGGACGAGATCACCACCCGCGCCCGCGAACGGGCCCAGGAAGCCGACATGCTGCGCTTCGGACTCGACGAGATCGCGGCCGTGGAGCCGCGCGCGGGCGAGGACGCGGAGCTGGCGGCGGAGGCGGAGCGGCTCGGGCACGCGGAGGCGCTGGCCTCGGCCGCCACGGCCGCGCACGCCGCGATGGCGGGCAATCCCGAGGATCCGGAGGGCATCGACGCGGCCACGCTCGTCGCGGGCGCCCACCGGGCGCTGGAGGCCGTACGGTCGCACGACGCGGCCCTCGCCACGCTGTCCGGGCGGATCGGGGAGATCGCCATCCTGCTCGGCGACGTCGCGGGCGAACTCGCGGGCTACGCCGACGACCTCGACGCCGACCCGCTGCGGCTCGCGGCGGTCGAGGAGCGCAGGGCCGCGCTCACCCAGCTCACCCGCAAGTACGGCGAGGACATCGACGCCGTGCTCGCCTGGGCCGAGCGCGGTGCCGAGCGGCTCACGGAACTCGACGGGGACGACGACCGGCTGGAGGAGCTGACCGCCGAGCGGGACGCGCTGCGCGGCGAACTGGGCGGCCTCGCCCAGGCGCTGACGGACGCCCGTACGGAGGCCGCCGAACGGTTCGCCGCCGCCGTCACCGCCGAGCTGGCCTCGCTCGCCATGCCGCACGCGCGCGTGTCCTTCGAGCTCCGGCAGACCGACGACCCGGAGGGCGTGGAGGTCGGCGGACGCCCCGTGGCCTACGGTCCCGCCGGTGCCGACGAGGTGGAACTCCTGCTCGCCCCGCACCCGGGGGCGCCGCCGCGGCCCATCGCCAAGGGCGCGTCCGGCGGTGAGCTCTCGCGCGTGATGCTCGCGGTGGAGGTCGTGTTCGCGGGAACCGACCCCGTGCCGACGTATCTGTTCGACGAGGTCGACGCCGGTGTCGGCGGCAAGGCCGCGGTCGAGATCGGGCGCCGGCTGGCGAAGCTCGCCCGGAGCGCGCAGGTCGTGGTCGTCACGCATCTGCCGCAGGTGGCCGCGTTCGCCGACCGGCAGCTGCTGGTCGAGAAGACGAACGACGGCTCGGTGACGCGGTCCGGTGTGAAGGTGCTGGAGGGCGAGGAGCGGGTTCGCGAACTGTCCCGGATGCTCGCCGGCCAGGAGGACTCCGAGACGGCCCGGGCCCACGCCGAGGAGCTCCTGGCCACGGCCCGGGCCGACGCCTAG
- a CDS encoding NAD kinase — translation MTQTRARTVFLLAHTGRPAAIRSAELVVQGLLRSGIGVRVLAAEAADLPLPHEVELVQEATPQCLDGCELLIVLGGDGTLLRGAEFARASGVPMLGVNLGRVGFLAEAERDDLDKVVDRVVTRAYEVEERMTVDVVVHRNGDIVHTDWALNEAAVQKVSAEKLLEVVLEIDGRPVTGFGCDGIVCATPTGSTAYAFSAGGPVVWPEVEALLMVPISAHALFAKPLVTSPDSVLAVEVLPHVPPGVLWCDGRRTVELPPGARVEVRRGAVPVRLARLHHASFTDRLVAKFALPVSGWRGAPH, via the coding sequence TTGACACAGACCCGAGCTCGTACTGTTTTCCTGCTGGCCCACACCGGGCGGCCGGCAGCCATCCGCAGCGCCGAACTGGTCGTCCAGGGGCTGCTGCGTTCCGGGATCGGCGTACGGGTCCTGGCGGCCGAGGCGGCCGATCTGCCGCTGCCGCACGAGGTGGAACTGGTCCAGGAGGCGACTCCGCAGTGCCTCGACGGCTGCGAGCTGCTCATCGTCCTCGGCGGTGACGGAACGCTGCTGCGCGGCGCCGAGTTCGCGCGCGCCTCGGGCGTGCCGATGCTCGGCGTCAACCTCGGCCGGGTCGGCTTCCTCGCCGAGGCCGAGCGCGACGACCTGGACAAGGTCGTCGACCGGGTGGTCACCAGGGCCTACGAGGTCGAGGAACGCATGACGGTCGACGTCGTCGTGCACCGCAACGGCGACATCGTGCACACCGACTGGGCGCTGAACGAGGCGGCCGTGCAGAAGGTGTCCGCCGAGAAGCTCCTCGAAGTGGTGCTGGAGATCGACGGGCGGCCCGTCACCGGGTTCGGCTGCGACGGGATCGTCTGCGCGACCCCGACCGGGTCGACGGCGTACGCCTTCTCCGCGGGCGGCCCCGTGGTCTGGCCCGAGGTCGAGGCGCTGCTGATGGTGCCGATCAGCGCGCACGCCCTGTTCGCCAAGCCGCTGGTGACCTCGCCCGACTCGGTGCTCGCCGTCGAGGTGCTGCCGCACGTCCCGCCGGGTGTGCTGTGGTGCGACGGCCGGCGGACGGTCGAGCTGCCGCCGGGGGCGCGGGTCGAGGTACGGCGCGGGGCCGTTCCGGTGCGGCTGGCCCGGCTGCACCACGCGTCCTTCACCGACCGGCTCGTCGCCAAGTTCGCCCTCCCGGTCTCCGGGTGGCGCGGAGCGCCGCACTAG
- a CDS encoding TlyA family RNA methyltransferase → MAGVARRRLDAELVRRKLARSREHAGQLIAAGRVSVGKTLATKPATQVETAAAIVVSKDDSDPDYVSRGGHKLAGALAVFGPQGLKVEGRRALDAGASTGGFTDVLLRAGAAHVVAVDVGYGQLAWSLQSDERVTVKDRTNVRELTLEAIDGEPVDLVVGDLSFIPLGLVLPALARCTAPDADLVMMVKPQFEVGKDRLGSGGVVRSPELRAETVRGVAGRARELGLGVKGVTASPLPGPSGNVEYFLWLRAGAPELDPADVDRAVAEGPR, encoded by the coding sequence GTGGCAGGAGTGGCACGCCGCCGCCTCGACGCCGAGCTGGTCCGCAGGAAGCTCGCCCGCTCGCGCGAGCACGCCGGACAGCTGATCGCCGCGGGCCGGGTCAGCGTGGGCAAGACCCTCGCGACCAAGCCCGCCACCCAGGTGGAGACCGCCGCGGCGATCGTGGTCAGCAAGGACGACAGCGACCCCGACTACGTCTCGCGCGGCGGGCACAAGCTCGCCGGCGCGCTCGCCGTCTTCGGGCCGCAGGGCCTGAAGGTCGAGGGGCGAAGGGCGCTGGACGCCGGCGCGTCCACCGGCGGCTTCACCGACGTCCTGCTGCGCGCGGGCGCCGCCCACGTCGTCGCCGTGGACGTCGGTTACGGACAACTCGCCTGGTCTCTCCAGAGCGATGAACGCGTCACCGTCAAGGACCGTACGAACGTACGCGAGTTGACGTTGGAGGCGATCGATGGGGAGCCCGTGGACCTTGTTGTCGGGGATCTGTCCTTCATCCCGCTCGGATTGGTGCTGCCCGCCCTCGCGCGGTGCACGGCGCCGGATGCCGACCTGGTGATGATGGTCAAGCCACAGTTCGAGGTGGGGAAGGACCGGCTGGGCAGCGGCGGTGTCGTGCGCAGTCCGGAACTGCGCGCAGAGACGGTGCGCGGTGTGGCGGGGCGAGCCCGGGAGCTGGGGCTCGGAGTGAAGGGCGTGACAGCGAGCCCGTTGCCCGGACCGTCGGGCAACGTCGAGTACTTTCTGTGGCTGCGTGCCGGGGCACCCGAACTCGACCCGGCCGACGTTGACCGTGCAGTGGCGGAGGGGCCGCGTTGA
- a CDS encoding SCP2 sterol-binding domain-containing protein: protein MATTEECRTALDKLSDNMAGADGDVRAAAALDRSLSCRITDLDITFVGRLRGGRIEVLDTLQGPPPERAQIRLTMKGDDLVSMVNGELNFAKAWGSGRVKLEAGLRDLLRLRTLL, encoded by the coding sequence ATGGCGACGACTGAGGAGTGCCGCACCGCACTCGACAAACTTTCGGACAACATGGCGGGCGCCGACGGGGACGTACGGGCCGCCGCGGCCCTCGACCGCTCGCTGAGCTGCCGTATCACCGACCTGGACATCACCTTCGTGGGCCGCCTCAGGGGCGGCCGGATCGAGGTGCTGGACACCCTCCAGGGCCCGCCCCCCGAGCGGGCCCAGATCCGCCTGACGATGAAGGGCGACGATCTGGTGTCGATGGTGAACGGCGAGCTGAACTTCGCGAAGGCCTGGGGTTCGGGCCGGGTGAAGCTGGAGGCGGGCCTGCGCGACCTGCTCCGGCTCAGGACGCTTCTGTAG
- a CDS encoding ABC transporter ATP-binding protein, with the protein MSRPAKATPVTADENTPRSTVNRLSAENVTLGYDQRVIAEKLSVEIPDRSFTVIVGPNACGKSTLLRALSRMLKPSSGRVLLDGQAIHSMPAKKVARTLGLLPQSSIAPEGITVGDLVGRGRYPHQGLLRQWSAEDERVVRESMASTGVAELADRHVDELSGGQRQRVWIAMALAQQTPLLLLDEPTTYLDIQHQIDVLDLCAELHETQGRTLVAVLHDLNHAARYATHLIALTGGEVVAEGAPGDIVTAALVEEVFGLRCQVIDDPETGTPLVVPAARGARVRAGAAATEAS; encoded by the coding sequence ATGAGCCGCCCGGCGAAGGCCACCCCCGTGACCGCGGACGAGAACACCCCAAGGAGCACTGTGAACCGCCTGTCCGCCGAGAACGTCACCCTCGGCTACGACCAGCGCGTCATCGCCGAGAAGCTGTCGGTGGAGATCCCCGACCGCTCCTTCACGGTGATCGTCGGCCCGAACGCCTGCGGCAAGTCCACCCTGCTGCGCGCCCTCTCGCGCATGCTGAAGCCGTCGTCCGGGCGGGTGCTGCTCGACGGACAGGCGATCCACTCGATGCCCGCGAAGAAGGTGGCACGCACCCTCGGGCTGCTGCCGCAGTCGTCGATCGCGCCGGAGGGGATCACGGTCGGCGACCTCGTCGGCCGGGGCCGCTACCCCCACCAGGGCCTGCTGCGCCAGTGGTCGGCGGAGGACGAGCGGGTGGTCAGGGAGTCGATGGCCTCGACCGGGGTCGCCGAACTCGCCGACCGCCATGTCGACGAACTGTCGGGCGGCCAGCGCCAGCGCGTGTGGATCGCGATGGCGCTCGCGCAGCAGACGCCGCTGCTCCTGCTGGACGAGCCCACGACCTATCTCGACATCCAGCACCAGATCGACGTCCTCGACCTGTGCGCCGAGCTCCACGAGACGCAGGGCCGCACCCTAGTCGCCGTGCTGCACGACCTCAACCACGCGGCCCGCTACGCCACCCACCTGATCGCCCTGACCGGCGGCGAGGTCGTCGCCGAGGGCGCCCCCGGCGACATCGTCACGGCCGCGCTCGTCGAGGAGGTCTTCGGGCTGCGCTGCCAGGTCATCGACGACCCCGAGACCGGTACGCCGCTCGTGGTGCCCGCGGCCCGCGGGGCCAGGGTCCGCGCCGGCGCGGCCGCTACAGAAGCGTCCTGA
- a CDS encoding iron chelate uptake ABC transporter family permease subunit: MRSALGRRAPGLPARRVRALRTAGGLSVRFDLRAFTVVVLLLLAAVVASVVLIGTGDFPIPAADVLRTLAGDGSPSQEFIVNDLRLPRVLVGLLVGASLGLAGALFQSISRNPLGSPDVLGLGQGSTAGALVMIVLYSGSATEVAFGALVGGLLTGLAIYLLAWKRGVHGYRLVLVGIGVSAIVTAVNGYLLTKADLVDAARAVVWMTGSLNGRDWAQVWPLLIMCAVLVPLVLGNARGLRMMEMGDDVSYALGVSVERTRLLLMVAAVLLTAGATAAAGPVGFVALTAPQLARRLTRSPGPNLTASMCMGATLLIVADWASQRAFGADQLPVGVVTGVLGGLYLLWLLVTERKAGRI, translated from the coding sequence ATCCGAAGCGCCCTCGGGCGGCGCGCCCCGGGCCTTCCCGCGCGCCGCGTCCGGGCCCTGCGCACCGCGGGCGGGCTGTCCGTCCGGTTCGACCTCCGCGCGTTCACCGTGGTCGTCCTGCTGCTGCTGGCCGCGGTCGTCGCGAGCGTGGTGCTCATCGGCACCGGCGACTTCCCGATCCCGGCCGCCGACGTGCTCAGGACCCTGGCCGGCGACGGCAGCCCCAGCCAGGAGTTCATCGTCAACGACCTGCGGCTGCCGCGCGTACTCGTCGGGCTGCTGGTGGGGGCCTCGCTCGGGCTGGCCGGAGCGCTCTTCCAGTCGATCTCCCGCAACCCGCTCGGCAGCCCCGACGTGCTCGGCCTCGGCCAGGGTTCCACGGCCGGCGCACTCGTCATGATCGTCCTGTACTCGGGCAGCGCGACCGAGGTCGCCTTCGGGGCGCTCGTCGGCGGCCTGCTGACCGGGCTCGCCATCTATCTGCTCGCCTGGAAGCGGGGCGTGCACGGCTACCGCCTGGTCCTGGTCGGCATCGGCGTCTCCGCGATCGTCACGGCGGTCAACGGCTACCTCCTCACCAAGGCCGACCTCGTCGACGCGGCCCGCGCCGTCGTCTGGATGACCGGCTCCCTCAACGGCCGGGACTGGGCCCAGGTCTGGCCCCTGCTCATCATGTGCGCCGTCCTCGTCCCCCTCGTCCTCGGCAACGCGCGCGGGCTGCGGATGATGGAGATGGGCGACGACGTGTCGTACGCCCTCGGAGTGAGCGTCGAGCGGACGCGGCTGCTGCTGATGGTGGCCGCCGTGCTGCTCACCGCGGGTGCCACCGCCGCCGCGGGCCCGGTCGGCTTCGTCGCGCTCACCGCGCCGCAGCTGGCCCGGCGGCTCACCCGGTCGCCGGGACCGAACCTGACGGCCTCGATGTGCATGGGCGCGACCCTGCTGATCGTCGCGGACTGGGCCTCACAGCGGGCCTTCGGCGCCGACCAGCTGCCGGTCGGCGTGGTCACCGGTGTCCTCGGCGGCCTCTACCTGCTGTGGCTGCTGGTCACCGAACGCAAGGCGGGCCGGATATGA
- a CDS encoding iron ABC transporter permease, with amino-acid sequence MLVDSPPEQRAETAPAPPTRRAIRTLGLLVSVGVLLLVALASIAIGAKALPPAQVWHGLFHDSGTYADVVVGDRISRTVLGLLVGAALGLSGAVLQALTRNPLADPGLLGINAGASAAVVTAITYFGVTSLTGYVWFAFLGAAAVGALVWFLGGSRGATPVRLALAGTAISAALYGYLQAVMIMDDAALGKMRFWTVGSLASATDATIEQVAPFLAVGTLLALALARPLNAVAMGDDTARALGAHLNRTRALSMAAATVLCGAATAACGPIVFVGLMVPHAVRSFTGPDLRWILPYATVLSPVLLLGADVLGRMVARPAELQVGIVTAVLGGPVFIFLVRRRRTAQL; translated from the coding sequence GTGTTGGTCGACAGTCCTCCTGAACAGCGCGCGGAAACCGCCCCCGCGCCCCCAACCCGCCGGGCGATACGGACCCTTGGGCTCCTCGTCTCCGTGGGCGTCCTGCTGCTGGTCGCGCTGGCGAGCATCGCGATCGGCGCGAAAGCGCTGCCGCCGGCACAGGTGTGGCACGGCCTGTTCCACGACTCGGGGACGTACGCGGACGTCGTGGTCGGTGACCGGATCTCCCGCACCGTGCTCGGGCTGCTGGTCGGCGCCGCGCTCGGGCTGTCCGGTGCCGTCCTCCAGGCGCTCACCCGCAATCCCCTGGCCGACCCCGGCCTGCTCGGGATCAACGCGGGCGCGTCGGCCGCCGTCGTCACCGCGATCACCTACTTCGGCGTCACCTCGCTGACCGGCTACGTCTGGTTCGCCTTCCTCGGCGCGGCCGCAGTCGGTGCGCTGGTCTGGTTCCTGGGCGGCAGCCGGGGCGCGACCCCGGTGCGGCTCGCGCTCGCCGGAACCGCCATCAGCGCCGCGCTGTACGGCTATCTGCAAGCCGTGATGATCATGGACGACGCGGCCCTCGGCAAGATGCGCTTCTGGACGGTCGGTTCGCTGGCCTCGGCGACCGACGCGACGATCGAGCAGGTGGCCCCGTTCCTCGCCGTCGGCACGCTTCTCGCGCTGGCCCTCGCCCGGCCGCTGAACGCGGTGGCCATGGGCGACGACACCGCCCGCGCGCTCGGCGCCCACCTGAACCGCACCCGCGCGCTGTCCATGGCCGCCGCGACCGTGCTCTGCGGCGCGGCGACCGCCGCCTGCGGACCGATCGTGTTCGTCGGACTCATGGTCCCGCACGCCGTCCGCTCCTTCACCGGCCCCGATCTGCGCTGGATCCTGCCGTACGCCACCGTCCTGTCGCCCGTGCTGCTGCTCGGCGCCGATGTCCTGGGCCGGATGGTCGCCCGTCCGGCGGAGCTCCAGGTCGGCATCGTCACGGCGGTGCTCGGCGGTCCGGTCTTCATCTTTCTCGTACGGCGACGGAGGACGGCGCAGCTGTGA
- a CDS encoding HAD hydrolase-like protein codes for MSQTVRTRPEGSGQALSEAYDTALLDLDGVVYAGGEAIAHAVDSLATARAGGMHLAYVTNNALRTPDAVAGHLTELGIPTVASDVITSAQAVARLISEQVPAGARVLVIGGDGLRVALRERGLEPVDSAEDEPVAVVQGYGGPDLAWSRFAEASYAVARGVPWFASNTDLTIPGARGIGPGNGAAVEVVRIATGAEPQVAGKPLPPMHRETILRTGAERPLVVGDRLDTDIEGAFNGEVDSLLVLTGVTDGAQLLAAPPKHRPTYVDADLRGMLTGQPEVVEAGDGFRCGGWTATAGGEELELTGEGEALDGLRALCAAAWTAAGEGSCELNGGKVLARLGL; via the coding sequence ATGAGCCAGACCGTCAGGACGCGGCCCGAGGGCAGTGGGCAGGCGCTGAGCGAGGCGTACGACACCGCGCTGCTTGACCTGGACGGTGTGGTGTACGCGGGCGGTGAGGCGATCGCGCACGCGGTGGACTCACTGGCGACGGCGCGCGCGGGCGGGATGCACCTCGCGTACGTCACGAACAACGCGCTGCGCACCCCGGACGCGGTCGCCGGGCACCTCACGGAGCTGGGCATACCGACGGTGGCCTCGGACGTCATCACCTCGGCGCAGGCCGTGGCCCGGCTCATCAGCGAGCAGGTTCCGGCCGGGGCGCGTGTCCTGGTGATCGGCGGCGACGGGCTGCGGGTCGCGCTGCGCGAGCGCGGGCTGGAACCGGTCGACTCGGCGGAGGACGAGCCCGTCGCGGTGGTCCAGGGGTACGGCGGTCCCGATCTGGCCTGGTCCCGTTTCGCGGAGGCGTCCTACGCCGTCGCGCGGGGGGTTCCCTGGTTCGCCTCCAACACGGATCTGACGATTCCGGGCGCGCGCGGGATCGGGCCCGGCAACGGAGCGGCCGTGGAGGTCGTCCGGATCGCCACGGGTGCCGAGCCGCAGGTGGCGGGCAAGCCGCTGCCTCCGATGCACCGCGAGACGATCCTGCGGACCGGGGCCGAGCGGCCGCTGGTGGTCGGGGACCGGCTGGACACGGACATCGAGGGCGCGTTCAACGGAGAGGTGGACTCGCTGCTCGTCCTGACCGGTGTGACGGACGGCGCCCAGCTGCTCGCCGCACCGCCGAAGCACCGTCCGACGTACGTCGACGCCGATCTGCGCGGGATGCTCACCGGGCAGCCCGAGGTCGTCGAGGCAGGCGACGGCTTCCGCTGCGGCGGCTGGACGGCGACGGCGGGCGGCGAGGAACTGGAGCTGACGGGCGAGGGCGAAGCCCTCGACGGCCTGCGGGCGCTGTGCGCGGCGGCGTGGACGGCCGCGGGTGAGGGCTCGTGCGAGCTGAACGGCGGGAAGGTGCTGGCGCGGCTGGGGCTCTAG